From a single Endozoicomonas euniceicola genomic region:
- a CDS encoding DUF4845 domain-containing protein — MLMTIMVGGLAVMTAIKLGPLYMDDFAVSQVLKSLDKKPDIASANSTEVKDWFNKGLQTNLIELHPEEFRVMQDRYDGVSIKIDYERRIRFISNVDLIVSFEHDWKVKSQ; from the coding sequence ATGCTGATGACTATAATGGTCGGTGGTCTGGCCGTTATGACCGCTATAAAGCTGGGACCTTTATACATGGATGACTTCGCTGTTTCCCAGGTCCTGAAGTCTCTGGATAAAAAACCAGATATCGCCTCAGCCAACAGTACGGAAGTGAAGGACTGGTTTAACAAAGGTCTGCAGACCAACCTGATTGAACTGCACCCGGAAGAATTTCGGGTAATGCAGGACAGATACGACGGAGTCAGTATAAAAATTGACTATGAACGTCGTATCCGCTTTATCAGCAACGTAGACCTGATCGTATCTTTTGAACATGACTGGAAAGTAAAATCTCAGTGA
- the lepA gene encoding translation elongation factor 4, giving the protein MSDLSRIRNFSIIAHIDHGKSTLADRFIQTCGGLSDREMQEQVLDSMELERERGITIKAQSVTLDYTARDGETYQLNFIDTPGHVDFSYEVSRSLSACEGALLVVDAAQGVEAQSVANCYTAIEQGLEVMPVLNKMDLPQAEPERVAQEIEEIIGIDALEAVRCSAKSGLGIEDVLEELVKTIPAPEGNLDDELQALIIDSWFDNYLGIVSLVRVKHGVLRKGDKILVKSTGQAYGVDSVGIFTPKMNATGELKAGEVGYVIAGIKDIQGAPVGDTLTHAKTPDVAALPGFQKVKPQVYAGLFPVSSDDFENFREALEKLSLNDASLFYEPESSDALGFGFRCGFLGMLHMEIIQERLEREYNLDLITTAPTVIYEVELKNGDVVEVDNPSRLPDPAAIEEIREPIVQASILVPQDYLGNVISLCVERRGVQKDMQFTGGQVSITYDLPMNEVVLDFFDRIKSVSRGFASLDYSFDRFEAARMVKLDILINGEKVDALALIAHKDHAIPRGRSLTEKMKEIIPRQMFDVAIQAAVGGQIIARTTVKALRKNVTAKCYGGDASRKRKLLEKQKAGKKRMKQVGRVEIPQEAFLAVLKVDK; this is encoded by the coding sequence GTGAGCGATCTTAGCCGTATTCGGAATTTCAGTATTATTGCCCATATCGACCATGGCAAGTCGACATTGGCAGACCGTTTTATCCAAACCTGTGGCGGCCTTTCCGACCGTGAAATGCAGGAACAGGTACTGGACTCCATGGAGCTTGAGCGTGAGCGCGGGATCACCATCAAGGCGCAAAGCGTAACCCTGGATTACACCGCCAGAGACGGTGAAACCTATCAGCTCAATTTTATCGACACCCCCGGACACGTAGACTTCTCTTATGAAGTTTCCCGCTCCCTGTCTGCCTGTGAAGGGGCGCTGCTGGTGGTCGATGCTGCCCAGGGCGTAGAGGCCCAGTCGGTAGCCAACTGTTACACCGCCATTGAGCAAGGGCTGGAAGTGATGCCCGTCCTGAACAAGATGGACCTGCCTCAGGCTGAACCTGAACGGGTTGCCCAGGAAATCGAAGAGATTATCGGTATTGATGCCCTTGAAGCGGTTCGCTGCTCAGCCAAGAGTGGTCTCGGCATTGAAGACGTTCTGGAAGAACTGGTGAAAACCATTCCAGCTCCGGAAGGCAACCTCGACGACGAACTGCAGGCGCTGATTATCGACTCCTGGTTCGACAACTACCTTGGCATTGTTTCCCTGGTGCGTGTAAAGCACGGTGTGTTGCGCAAGGGTGACAAGATTCTGGTGAAATCCACCGGCCAGGCTTATGGTGTCGACAGCGTTGGTATCTTTACGCCGAAAATGAACGCTACCGGTGAGCTAAAAGCGGGTGAAGTAGGTTACGTTATTGCGGGAATCAAGGACATTCAGGGCGCGCCAGTGGGTGATACCCTGACCCATGCCAAAACCCCGGACGTGGCGGCACTGCCTGGTTTCCAGAAAGTGAAGCCGCAGGTCTACGCCGGTTTGTTCCCGGTCAGCTCGGATGATTTCGAGAACTTCCGCGAAGCACTGGAAAAGTTGAGCCTGAACGACGCTTCCCTGTTCTACGAACCGGAAAGCTCTGATGCGCTGGGTTTTGGCTTCCGCTGTGGTTTCCTGGGCATGCTCCACATGGAGATCATCCAGGAGCGTCTGGAGCGTGAATACAACCTGGATTTGATCACCACGGCACCCACCGTAATCTACGAAGTGGAATTGAAAAATGGTGATGTGGTAGAGGTCGATAATCCGTCTCGCCTGCCTGACCCGGCTGCTATTGAAGAAATCCGTGAACCTATTGTTCAGGCCAGTATTCTCGTGCCTCAGGACTACCTGGGCAACGTGATCAGCCTGTGTGTCGAGCGTCGTGGTGTGCAAAAAGATATGCAGTTTACTGGCGGTCAGGTGTCAATCACCTATGATTTGCCGATGAACGAAGTAGTGCTGGACTTCTTTGACCGCATCAAGTCGGTCAGCAGAGGCTTTGCGTCGCTGGATTACAGCTTCGACCGCTTTGAGGCGGCCAGAATGGTGAAACTGGATATCCTGATTAACGGCGAGAAAGTTGACGCTCTGGCACTGATCGCTCACAAGGATCACGCCATTCCCCGTGGTCGTTCACTGACTGAGAAAATGAAAGAGATTATTCCCCGTCAGATGTTCGACGTAGCGATTCAGGCAGCTGTAGGTGGACAGATTATTGCCCGAACCACCGTTAAGGCATTGCGCAAGAACGTGACGGCAAAGTGTTACGGTGGCGATGCCAGTCGTAAACGTAAGCTGCTCGAAAAGCAGAAAGCGGGTAAGAAGCGTATGAAGCAGGTAGGCCGCGTAGAGATTCCACAGGAAGCTTTCCTGGCGGTTCTGAAAGTGGACAAGTAA
- the rnc gene encoding ribonuclease III — MKSDELARLERRLGYTFSDRSRLELALTHRSSGSRNNERLEFLGDSIVNFVIAEALYELFPDAREGQLSRLRARMVRGVTLAEIGREFELGDCLRLGSGELKSGGYRRESILADAVEAIIGAIYLDAGMETCHERIRSWFKDRLAGLSVTDQQNKDPKTRLQEFLQARQKTLPKYRVTGIEGDAHNQEFTVLCELEAMSISSQGKGSSRRGAEQQAARKALELLGAKSS, encoded by the coding sequence GTGAAGTCTGATGAACTTGCCCGGCTGGAACGCAGGCTGGGCTATACATTTTCTGACCGCAGTCGTCTGGAGCTGGCTCTCACGCACCGCAGCAGCGGTAGTCGCAATAATGAGAGACTGGAGTTCCTGGGTGACTCCATCGTTAACTTTGTTATTGCTGAAGCGTTGTACGAGCTGTTTCCCGATGCCCGTGAAGGCCAGTTGAGTCGGCTTCGCGCCCGCATGGTGCGCGGTGTGACACTGGCAGAAATAGGGCGGGAATTTGAGCTTGGAGACTGTCTGCGACTGGGCTCCGGCGAGTTAAAAAGCGGCGGCTACCGTCGTGAATCCATACTGGCAGATGCGGTAGAGGCCATTATTGGCGCAATCTACCTCGATGCTGGCATGGAGACCTGCCATGAGCGCATTCGCAGCTGGTTTAAAGACCGTCTTGCCGGACTCTCTGTCACAGATCAGCAGAACAAAGACCCGAAAACCCGTTTGCAGGAATTTCTGCAGGCACGACAGAAAACTCTGCCCAAGTACCGTGTGACCGGTATCGAAGGCGATGCCCATAATCAGGAGTTTACCGTTCTCTGCGAACTGGAAGCCATGAGCATCAGCAGTCAGGGGAAAGGATCAAGCCGACGCGGTGCAGAGCAACAGGCCGCCCGCAAGGCACTGGAATTATTGGGAGCGAAAAGCTCATGA
- the lepB gene encoding signal peptidase I has product MDINFPLLLVIAVAVTGVIALADKLVFLPRRRAAVASYKAGLTGEVDQKVIDALEEPPSIIETSVSIFPVLALVLVLRSFLFEPFQIPSGSMIPTLEVGDFILVNKFDYGLRLPVTGTKIWSNNEPRRGEVMVFKEPQNPDINFIKRVIGVPGDEVRYVDKALFINGQKVKEQLVANLNDGHPHSLYNETIGDSHHQIRKDKNLRSLMAEGIWQVPEGMYFVMGDNRDRSNDSRYWGFVPEQNIVGKAVYIWMHWPSWTKLPNFKNNGSID; this is encoded by the coding sequence ATGGATATTAATTTTCCGTTATTGCTGGTCATTGCAGTGGCTGTTACCGGGGTCATTGCACTGGCTGACAAGCTGGTGTTTCTGCCTCGTCGTCGCGCGGCTGTTGCCAGCTATAAGGCAGGTTTGACCGGTGAGGTTGACCAGAAGGTCATTGACGCTTTGGAAGAACCGCCTTCTATTATAGAGACTTCAGTTTCTATTTTTCCGGTACTGGCACTGGTACTGGTTTTGCGCTCGTTTCTGTTTGAGCCTTTCCAGATTCCATCGGGTTCGATGATTCCGACACTGGAGGTGGGGGACTTTATCCTGGTCAACAAGTTTGATTATGGCCTGCGCCTGCCGGTGACCGGAACCAAAATCTGGTCCAACAACGAGCCGCGGCGTGGTGAAGTGATGGTGTTCAAGGAACCGCAGAATCCAGACATCAACTTTATCAAACGTGTGATTGGCGTACCGGGCGATGAAGTCCGCTATGTGGATAAAGCATTGTTTATTAATGGTCAGAAGGTTAAAGAGCAGCTGGTGGCGAATCTTAACGATGGTCATCCGCACAGTCTTTACAACGAAACCATTGGTGACAGCCATCACCAGATCCGCAAGGATAAAAATCTGCGCAGCCTGATGGCTGAAGGTATCTGGCAGGTTCCGGAAGGCATGTACTTTGTTATGGGTGATAACCGTGACCGCAGTAACGACAGTCGCTACTGGGGATTTGTGCCGGAACAGAACATTGTAGGCAAGGCCGTTTACATCTGGATGCACTGGCCGAGCTGGACAAAGCTGCCTAACTTCAAGAACAATGGAAGTATTGATTAA